From Sparus aurata chromosome 9, fSpaAur1.1, whole genome shotgun sequence, a single genomic window includes:
- the LOC115588156 gene encoding collagen alpha-2(VI) chain-like isoform X1, protein MAMISGFIFLCMLHAAVPQLYGPRPIPGRGDSPMPTEAPAPDNQGCSTEIIDCPIKLFFSIDTSETIALQESPSGILVDNIKEFTKMFAQSLKDEVYNGQVRLSWSVGGLNYSEESFVFSQFTTKENFIRQLGGIIYAGKGTFTDCALKRMTSEVTQHHAGTKAIPFSVFITDGHVTRNPCGGMKVNAERAREQGINIFAVAATRTTDELGMKEIASTPHELYRDDYMAVEIVGGRPKMQTKTIERIINAMKFQASVMCFQRQPKCVQRSGPPGPSGQPGQKGMKGDRGKVGEKGLKGKAGDPGIEGPIGPAGPKGEKGAQGDKGEYGSLGAKGVVGEPGANATDGQKGKIGRIGAPGCKGDPGDGGQDGYPGNVGEPGQSGDKGEKGYPGRDGRHGPPGPIGSPGPKGEIGYPGNPGSSGEKGPPGTDGGPGRKGERGRRGDHGTKGGQGPDGQKGDKGDRGPLGGRGRPGEDGLKGSKGTPGLPGPRGSPGEPGGPGGNGTIGSPGDPGPRGDPGMPGPKGDRGRPGFGYAGSRGANGAKGDPGRPGPRGGRGECGMKGQPGPKGPPGAKGDPGSPGHPGRRGPRGGPGVDGGPGPEGDAGLSECDVMGYIRETCGCCDCEKHCGAVDIVFVIDSSESVGMTNFTLEQNFVINSINKLGSLASDPMSTTGTRVGVVQYSHNGTFEAIRINDPNINSMSAFKTAVKNLQWIAGGTFTPSALKYAYDTLIKGTRRANARVSVVVITDGRYDKRDDDNLLTVLCGDDNVVVTAIGVGDMFHKREEDETLNSIVCNKKERVIPMQRYSDLVADEFIERMEKVLCPDPVIVCPELPCRTEPDVAPCVHRPVELVFLLDGSERLGPRNFQHVREFLTKVAFSLGLAESSKDHMRARLALMEFGKENENHLAFALTHDHAVIADGVARLPYMDSSSSVGPAIIYAINNILGRGNARLTRRNAEFSFVFITDGYTETETLEEAISAMRNAQVVSTVLATGSDVDETVLKKLAMGDRDAIFKEKDFSEFTKSRVFDRFIQWVC, encoded by the exons ATGGCGATGATTTCAGGGTTCATCTTTCTGTGCATGCTCCACGCTGCGGTCCCTCAGCTTTATGGACCCAGGCCGATACCTGGGCGAGGTGACAGTCCAATGCCGACTGAAGCTCCAGCCCCAGACAATCAAGGTTGTTCGA CCGAGATAATCGATTGTCCCATCAAGCTGTTTTTCAGCATCGACACCTCAGAGACCATCGCCCTACAGGAGTCTCCATCAGGCATCCTGGTGGACAACATTAAGGAGTTTACCAAGATGTTTGCCCAAAGTCTAAAGGATGAGGTGTACAATGGCCAAGTCCGGTTGAGCTGGTCCGTGGGAGGCCTGAACTACTCCGAGGAGAGTTTTGTGTTCAGCCAGTTCACAACCAAGGAGAACTTTATCAGGCAACTTGGTGGGATTATTTACGCAGGCAAAGGCACTTTCACCGACTGCGCTCTTAAAAGGATGACCTCCGAAGTGACCCAGCACCACGCCGGGACGAAGGCCATCCCTTTCTCCGTGTTCATCACCGATGGGCACGTGACAAGAAATCCATGTGGAGGGATGAAGGTGAATGCGGAGAGGGCACGGGAGCAAGGGATCAACATATTCGCAGTGGCAGCAACCAGGACCACCGATGAATTAGGAATGAAGGAGATCGCCAGCACTCCCCACGAACTGTACCGTGACGACTACATGGCTGTGGAGATTGTTGGAGGACGACCAAAAATGCAGACCAAAACCATAGAACGCATCATAAATGCCATG AAATTTCAAGCCAGTGTAATG TGTTTTCAACGTCAACCCAAATGTGTGCAGAGATCTGGGCCTCCTGGACCAAGTGGGCAACCAGGTCAAAAA GGTATGAAAGGAGACAGAGGTAAAGTTGGAGAAAAAGGCCTAAAGGGAAAAGCG GGTGATCCTGGTATTGAAGGTCCAATCGGTCCAGCTGGTCCAAAG GGAGAAAAAGGTGCTCAAGGTGATAAG GGTGAATATGGATCACTTGGAGCAAAG GGTGTGGTAGGAGAACCCGGCGCGAATGCAACTGACGGTCAGAAG GGTAAAATTGGGCGAATTGGAGCTCCTGGTTGTAAAGGTGATCCTGGTGATGGC GGACAAGATGGTTATCCTGGAAATGTTGGTGAACCTGGGCAATCTGGGGACAAAGGAGAAAAG ggtTATCCAGGCCGCGATGGAAGGCATGGTCCCCCTGGCCCTATTGGTAGTCCAGGACCAAAG GGAGAAATTGGTTATCCTGGAAACCCAGGGTCGTCGGGAGAAAAGGGACCTCCG GGGACTGATGGTGGACCTGGACGGAAAGGCGAAAGG ggaaggagaggagaccaCGGAACGAAAGGAGGCCAAGGTCCCGATGGGCAGAAAGGAGACAAG gGAGACCGAGGGCCACTGGGAGGCAGAGGTCGACCCGGGGAAGACGGACTTAAGGGGTCCAAG GGAACCCCAGGACTACCAGGGCCGAGAGGTTCGCCAGGAGAGCCAGGGGGGCCCGGCGGAAAT GGCACCATAGGAAGTCCTGGAGACCCTGGACCAAGAGGAGACCCTGGAATGCCGGGACCAAAA GGTGACAGGGGGAGACCAGGATTCGGCTATGCTGGATCAAGAGGAGCCAAT GGAGCGAAAGGTGATCCAGGTAGACCAGGACCCAGGGGGGGCCGAGGTGAATGTGGTATGAAAGGACAACCTGGACCTAAAGGACCTCCAGGAGCCAAA GGGGATCCAGGTTCGCCAGGGCATCCAGGACGTAGAGGGCCCAGAGGAGGTCCTGGAGTTGAT gggggCCCAGGACCAGAGGGCGATGCTGGGCTAAGT GAGTGTGATGTCATGGGTTACATCAGGGAGACGTGCGGATGTTGTG ATTGTGAGAAGCACTGTGGTGCTGTGGACATCGTGTTTGTTATTGACAGCTCAGAGAGTGTCGGGATGACAAACTTCACCCTGGAGCAGAACTTTGTGATCAACTCCATCAACAAACTGGGATCTTTGGCCAGCGACCCCATGTCAACAACAG GAACAAGAGTCGGCGTTGTACAGTACAGTCACAACGGGACCTTCGAGGCCATCCGTATCAACGACCCGAACATAAACTCCATGTCTGCCTTCAAAACGGCGGTGAAGAACCTGCAGTGGATCGCTGGAGGGACCTTCACACCCTCAGCACTCAAGTATGCCTACGATACCCTTATCAAGGGCACCAGGAGAGCCAACGCCAGAGTATCTGTGGTGGTGATCACAGATGGCCGCTATGACAAGCGCGATGACGATAATCTTCTCACAGTCCTTTGCGGCGACGACAACGTTGTGGTGACCGCCATTGGGGTTGGTGACATGTTCCacaagagagaggaagatgagactCTGAATTCGATAGTATGCAACAAGAAGGAACGTGTCATTCCAATGCAGCGTTACAGTGACTTGGTGGCTGATGAGTTTATAGAAAGGATGGAGAAGGTGCTCTGTCCTG ATCCGGTGATTGTGTGCCCCGAACTTCCCTGTAGGACTG AACCGGATGTAGCTCCTTGTGTCCATCGGCCAGTGGAGTTGGTATTTCTACTAGATGGCTCAGAGCGTCTCGGGCCGAGGAACTTCCAGCATGTCCGCGAGTTTTTGACAAAGGTGGCATTCAGTCTGGGACTGGCCGAGAGCAGCAAAGATCACATGCGAGCCCGTCTGGCGCTGATGGAGTTCGGTAAGGAGAACGAGAACCACCTGGCCTTCGCTCTCACACATGACCATGCTGTCATCGCTGATGGAGTCGCTCGCTTGCCGTATATGGACTCTTCCTCAAGCGTTGGGCCTGCCATCATCTACGCCATCAACAACATCTTGGGCAGAGGAAATGCTCGACTGACAAGACGCAACGCAGAGTTTTCGTTTGTTTTCATCACAGACGGCTACACTGAGACCGAGACCCTGGAGGAGGCAATTAGTGCCATGCGCAACGCACAGGTCGTCTCCACAGTGTTAGCCACGGGAAGTGACGTTGACGAAACTGTTCTTAAGAAGCTGGCCATGGGTGACCGGGACGCcatctttaaagaaaaagactTCTCTGAGTTCACCAAGTCCAGGGTGTTTGACCGTTTCATCCAGTGGGTATGTTGA
- the LOC115588156 gene encoding collagen alpha-2(VI) chain-like isoform X2, which yields MAMISGFIFLCMLHAAVPQLYGPRPIPGRGDSPMPTEAPAPDNQAEIIDCPIKLFFSIDTSETIALQESPSGILVDNIKEFTKMFAQSLKDEVYNGQVRLSWSVGGLNYSEESFVFSQFTTKENFIRQLGGIIYAGKGTFTDCALKRMTSEVTQHHAGTKAIPFSVFITDGHVTRNPCGGMKVNAERAREQGINIFAVAATRTTDELGMKEIASTPHELYRDDYMAVEIVGGRPKMQTKTIERIINAMKFQASVMCFQRQPKCVQRSGPPGPSGQPGQKGMKGDRGKVGEKGLKGKAGDPGIEGPIGPAGPKGEKGAQGDKGEYGSLGAKGVVGEPGANATDGQKGKIGRIGAPGCKGDPGDGGQDGYPGNVGEPGQSGDKGEKGYPGRDGRHGPPGPIGSPGPKGEIGYPGNPGSSGEKGPPGTDGGPGRKGERGRRGDHGTKGGQGPDGQKGDKGDRGPLGGRGRPGEDGLKGSKGTPGLPGPRGSPGEPGGPGGNGTIGSPGDPGPRGDPGMPGPKGDRGRPGFGYAGSRGANGAKGDPGRPGPRGGRGECGMKGQPGPKGPPGAKGDPGSPGHPGRRGPRGGPGVDGGPGPEGDAGLSECDVMGYIRETCGCCDCEKHCGAVDIVFVIDSSESVGMTNFTLEQNFVINSINKLGSLASDPMSTTGTRVGVVQYSHNGTFEAIRINDPNINSMSAFKTAVKNLQWIAGGTFTPSALKYAYDTLIKGTRRANARVSVVVITDGRYDKRDDDNLLTVLCGDDNVVVTAIGVGDMFHKREEDETLNSIVCNKKERVIPMQRYSDLVADEFIERMEKVLCPDPVIVCPELPCRTEPDVAPCVHRPVELVFLLDGSERLGPRNFQHVREFLTKVAFSLGLAESSKDHMRARLALMEFGKENENHLAFALTHDHAVIADGVARLPYMDSSSSVGPAIIYAINNILGRGNARLTRRNAEFSFVFITDGYTETETLEEAISAMRNAQVVSTVLATGSDVDETVLKKLAMGDRDAIFKEKDFSEFTKSRVFDRFIQWVC from the exons ATGGCGATGATTTCAGGGTTCATCTTTCTGTGCATGCTCCACGCTGCGGTCCCTCAGCTTTATGGACCCAGGCCGATACCTGGGCGAGGTGACAGTCCAATGCCGACTGAAGCTCCAGCCCCAGACAATCAAG CCGAGATAATCGATTGTCCCATCAAGCTGTTTTTCAGCATCGACACCTCAGAGACCATCGCCCTACAGGAGTCTCCATCAGGCATCCTGGTGGACAACATTAAGGAGTTTACCAAGATGTTTGCCCAAAGTCTAAAGGATGAGGTGTACAATGGCCAAGTCCGGTTGAGCTGGTCCGTGGGAGGCCTGAACTACTCCGAGGAGAGTTTTGTGTTCAGCCAGTTCACAACCAAGGAGAACTTTATCAGGCAACTTGGTGGGATTATTTACGCAGGCAAAGGCACTTTCACCGACTGCGCTCTTAAAAGGATGACCTCCGAAGTGACCCAGCACCACGCCGGGACGAAGGCCATCCCTTTCTCCGTGTTCATCACCGATGGGCACGTGACAAGAAATCCATGTGGAGGGATGAAGGTGAATGCGGAGAGGGCACGGGAGCAAGGGATCAACATATTCGCAGTGGCAGCAACCAGGACCACCGATGAATTAGGAATGAAGGAGATCGCCAGCACTCCCCACGAACTGTACCGTGACGACTACATGGCTGTGGAGATTGTTGGAGGACGACCAAAAATGCAGACCAAAACCATAGAACGCATCATAAATGCCATG AAATTTCAAGCCAGTGTAATG TGTTTTCAACGTCAACCCAAATGTGTGCAGAGATCTGGGCCTCCTGGACCAAGTGGGCAACCAGGTCAAAAA GGTATGAAAGGAGACAGAGGTAAAGTTGGAGAAAAAGGCCTAAAGGGAAAAGCG GGTGATCCTGGTATTGAAGGTCCAATCGGTCCAGCTGGTCCAAAG GGAGAAAAAGGTGCTCAAGGTGATAAG GGTGAATATGGATCACTTGGAGCAAAG GGTGTGGTAGGAGAACCCGGCGCGAATGCAACTGACGGTCAGAAG GGTAAAATTGGGCGAATTGGAGCTCCTGGTTGTAAAGGTGATCCTGGTGATGGC GGACAAGATGGTTATCCTGGAAATGTTGGTGAACCTGGGCAATCTGGGGACAAAGGAGAAAAG ggtTATCCAGGCCGCGATGGAAGGCATGGTCCCCCTGGCCCTATTGGTAGTCCAGGACCAAAG GGAGAAATTGGTTATCCTGGAAACCCAGGGTCGTCGGGAGAAAAGGGACCTCCG GGGACTGATGGTGGACCTGGACGGAAAGGCGAAAGG ggaaggagaggagaccaCGGAACGAAAGGAGGCCAAGGTCCCGATGGGCAGAAAGGAGACAAG gGAGACCGAGGGCCACTGGGAGGCAGAGGTCGACCCGGGGAAGACGGACTTAAGGGGTCCAAG GGAACCCCAGGACTACCAGGGCCGAGAGGTTCGCCAGGAGAGCCAGGGGGGCCCGGCGGAAAT GGCACCATAGGAAGTCCTGGAGACCCTGGACCAAGAGGAGACCCTGGAATGCCGGGACCAAAA GGTGACAGGGGGAGACCAGGATTCGGCTATGCTGGATCAAGAGGAGCCAAT GGAGCGAAAGGTGATCCAGGTAGACCAGGACCCAGGGGGGGCCGAGGTGAATGTGGTATGAAAGGACAACCTGGACCTAAAGGACCTCCAGGAGCCAAA GGGGATCCAGGTTCGCCAGGGCATCCAGGACGTAGAGGGCCCAGAGGAGGTCCTGGAGTTGAT gggggCCCAGGACCAGAGGGCGATGCTGGGCTAAGT GAGTGTGATGTCATGGGTTACATCAGGGAGACGTGCGGATGTTGTG ATTGTGAGAAGCACTGTGGTGCTGTGGACATCGTGTTTGTTATTGACAGCTCAGAGAGTGTCGGGATGACAAACTTCACCCTGGAGCAGAACTTTGTGATCAACTCCATCAACAAACTGGGATCTTTGGCCAGCGACCCCATGTCAACAACAG GAACAAGAGTCGGCGTTGTACAGTACAGTCACAACGGGACCTTCGAGGCCATCCGTATCAACGACCCGAACATAAACTCCATGTCTGCCTTCAAAACGGCGGTGAAGAACCTGCAGTGGATCGCTGGAGGGACCTTCACACCCTCAGCACTCAAGTATGCCTACGATACCCTTATCAAGGGCACCAGGAGAGCCAACGCCAGAGTATCTGTGGTGGTGATCACAGATGGCCGCTATGACAAGCGCGATGACGATAATCTTCTCACAGTCCTTTGCGGCGACGACAACGTTGTGGTGACCGCCATTGGGGTTGGTGACATGTTCCacaagagagaggaagatgagactCTGAATTCGATAGTATGCAACAAGAAGGAACGTGTCATTCCAATGCAGCGTTACAGTGACTTGGTGGCTGATGAGTTTATAGAAAGGATGGAGAAGGTGCTCTGTCCTG ATCCGGTGATTGTGTGCCCCGAACTTCCCTGTAGGACTG AACCGGATGTAGCTCCTTGTGTCCATCGGCCAGTGGAGTTGGTATTTCTACTAGATGGCTCAGAGCGTCTCGGGCCGAGGAACTTCCAGCATGTCCGCGAGTTTTTGACAAAGGTGGCATTCAGTCTGGGACTGGCCGAGAGCAGCAAAGATCACATGCGAGCCCGTCTGGCGCTGATGGAGTTCGGTAAGGAGAACGAGAACCACCTGGCCTTCGCTCTCACACATGACCATGCTGTCATCGCTGATGGAGTCGCTCGCTTGCCGTATATGGACTCTTCCTCAAGCGTTGGGCCTGCCATCATCTACGCCATCAACAACATCTTGGGCAGAGGAAATGCTCGACTGACAAGACGCAACGCAGAGTTTTCGTTTGTTTTCATCACAGACGGCTACACTGAGACCGAGACCCTGGAGGAGGCAATTAGTGCCATGCGCAACGCACAGGTCGTCTCCACAGTGTTAGCCACGGGAAGTGACGTTGACGAAACTGTTCTTAAGAAGCTGGCCATGGGTGACCGGGACGCcatctttaaagaaaaagactTCTCTGAGTTCACCAAGTCCAGGGTGTTTGACCGTTTCATCCAGTGGGTATGTTGA